The Paracoccus sp. MBLB3053 nucleotide sequence ATGAAACGGCTGCTGCTTGGGGCGTTGCTTCTGGCCGCGCCCGCCCATGCCGAAAGCTATCCTAAGGCCAGCCGTGTGCTGTCCCTGGGCGGCTCGGTCACGGAAATCATCTATGCGCTTGGCGAGCAAGACCGTCTGGTCGGGCGTGACACGACCTCGAACTGGCCGCCCGAGGCCAATGCTCTGACCGATGTCGGCTATATGCGCGCGCTTGCGCCTGAAGGCGTGCTGTCGGTTTCGCCCGATCTGATCCTTGCCGAGGAAGGCGCGGGTCCGCCCGAAACCGTCGCGGTCCTGAAATCCGCCAATCTGCCCTTTGTCAGCATCCCCGAAAGCTATGATGTCGCGGGGGTTCTGGCCAAGGTCGACGCCGTGGCCGAGGCGCTTGGCGTGGCGGATAAGGGCAAGACCCTGCATGACAAGCTGGCCGCCGATCTGGGCGCGGCCGAAACCCGCGCCAAGGCGGTCGATGGCCCGAAAAAGGTGCTGTTCGTCCTGTCTTTGCAAGGCGGTCGCGTGATGGCGGGCGGCGAGACAACCTCGGCCGATGGCATCATCCGTCTTGCCGGGGCGGAAAACGCGCTTGGCGGCGTTCAGGGCTACAAGCAAGTCACCGACGAGGCCGTCATCAAGGCAGCGCCAGACGTCGTCGTGATGATGCGGCGCGGCAATGCCATGGCCGACGCGACTGCCAATGGCGCTGCGGATGATACGGCGGCCATTCAATCGGCGCTGGCGCTTCCCGCGATTGCCGAAACGCCTGCGGGCCGCAATGGCCGCATTGTCATCATGGACGGGCTGAAACTGTTGGGCTTCGGCCCCCGGACGGGCGAGGCCGCGGTCGAGTTGCATGATCTCGTCTACGGAACTCCGTGATGGACGCGGTTTCCCACCCACCAACGGTTCGGATCAGCGGGGATCGCAGCCATCGCGCGCGACTTACCGGCTGGATTTTGGTGGCGGTTCTGCTGGTGACGACGGTGCTGTCGCTGGGCTGGGGCGCCTCCGGGACCTCGCTTAC carries:
- a CDS encoding heme/hemin ABC transporter substrate-binding protein, which produces MKRLLLGALLLAAPAHAESYPKASRVLSLGGSVTEIIYALGEQDRLVGRDTTSNWPPEANALTDVGYMRALAPEGVLSVSPDLILAEEGAGPPETVAVLKSANLPFVSIPESYDVAGVLAKVDAVAEALGVADKGKTLHDKLAADLGAAETRAKAVDGPKKVLFVLSLQGGRVMAGGETTSADGIIRLAGAENALGGVQGYKQVTDEAVIKAAPDVVVMMRRGNAMADATANGAADDTAAIQSALALPAIAETPAGRNGRIVIMDGLKLLGFGPRTGEAAVELHDLVYGTP